The Carassius gibelio isolate Cgi1373 ecotype wild population from Czech Republic chromosome B14, carGib1.2-hapl.c, whole genome shotgun sequence genome has a segment encoding these proteins:
- the zgc:152774 gene encoding MORC family CW-type zinc finger protein 4 isoform X2 produces MMARLSEHGIRLSSMSPSYLDSNSTSHTWPFSAVAELIDNASDPGVTAKNIWIDVVTVREQLCLSFMDNGSGMTPNKLHKMLSFGFTEKGSSKSSHQPIGVYGNGFKSGSMRLGRDALIFTKNGGCQSVGMLSQSFLQAIKAQAVIVPIAPFNQQTKALVVTEDSEASLRAILKYSLFQSVSELQEQLDSIQGKKGTKILIWNIRRNKDGKPEFDFDTDAEDIRLPEIRSEETQGKWRRDYYKHRRDSNSVPEMEFSLRAYLSILYLKPRIQIILRQKKVQTKLIAKSLSMIENDVYKPQFINERVKITFGFNLKNKEHYGIMMYHKNRLIKAHEKVGCQIKSSGQRSGVGVIGVIECNFLKPAHNKQDFEYTKEYRLTLAALGLKLNDYWREKKEKKAKERAFQALERKSQEGDTEETDEEDGEEEEEEEEEVDVTWIQCEECLKWRGISTHLFAGSVPDPFKCCMHPIPSLRSCLLPEDTEENAEVTTPSYEKTLKKQEHASIKRRGRSLEMSKSPVRPLCRGLSEPASDSKQDEVTVTMTTDTQDTDEDGVSVVVTEEEEEEASPSPRKRRKEIYSDTEKGNKSPDHAEAPDVPSEEETETPDKAHEGSETNSSTSPAVDTVAQEDTIQLEAAVLEGPVEPQTSQGPQMPKDQPRIPPHPLSPHASTTMAQTVVVTPLSRPGFQPVSPLPVDGSDRAALAHRLAQLEREAKRLKRILGIREPEVALVTEAEGGGPSDVTTGDSVLCDQNAERLNPMSNESRREELSVCQKPEEQANRLPSSSSPIQQEAETSPRDELYWSKTLAKLQSENQRLLTDLTELRTERDQLLNRVRQTERDTEDRRDQSTNTPNHTYNSVTLERLRSVRQNVVALLSSILPNLDMQGISYDTNDVDSILQQIIQANNL; encoded by the exons ATGATGGCGAGACTGAGCGAGCACGGGATCCGGCTGAGCTCT ATGAGCCCGTCGTACCTGGACAGCAACTCCACCAGTCACACATGGCCCTTCAGTGCGGTCGCGGAACTCATCG ATAATGCATCTGACCCAGGAGTCACAGCCAAGAACATCTGGATTGATGTTGTGACGGTCAGAGAACAGCTGTGCCTCAGTTTTATGGACAACGGGAGCGGTATGACACCCAACAAACTGCACAAAATGCTCAG ctttggATTCACAGAGAAAGGCTCCAGTAAAAGCAGTCATCAGCCCATCGGCGTATACGGAAACGGTTTTAAGTCGGGTTCAATGCGTCTTGGCCGCGATGCTCTGATCTTCACAAAAAATGGCGGCTGTCAGAGCGTGGGCATGTTGTCTCAAAGCTTCTTACAGGCCATTAAAGCTCAGGCTGTGATCGTACCCATAGCCCCATTCAACCAACAGACCA AGGCGCTGGTGGTAACAGAGGATTCAGAGGCAAGTCTGAGAGCCATCCTGAAATATTCTCTCTTCCAGAGTGTCTCTGAGTTACAAGAGCAGCTAGACTCCATTCAGGGCAAAAAAGGAACCAAGATACTCATCTGGAACATCCGCAG AAATAAAGATGGAAAGCCGGAGTTTGACTTTGACACGGATGCGGAGGACATCCGTCTGCCAGAGATCCGGTCGGAGGAGACACAAGGAAAATGGAGGAGAGATTATTACAAGCACCGCAGAGACAGTAACAGCGTCCCTGAGATGGAGTTTTCTCtcaga GCGTATCTCAGTATCCTTTACCTGAAGCCCAGGATTCAGATCATTCTGAGACAGAAGAAAGTTCAGACCAAGCTGATTGCCAAGAGTCTGTCCATGATCGAGAATGATGTCTATAAACCGCAGTTCATC AATGAGAGAGTGAAGATAACTTTTGGATTCAACCTGAAAAATAAGGAGCACTATGGAATTATGATGTACCATAAAAACAGACTGATAAAGGCCCATGAGAAAGTTGGCTGCCAAATCAAG tcgtcaggtcaaaggtcaggggTCGGGGTCATCGGAGTGATCGAGTGTAACTTCCTCAAGCCTGCTCATAACAAGCAGGATTTTGAGTACACCAAAGAGTACAG ACTGACACTAGCTGCTCTTGGTCTCAAACTGAACGATTACTGGCGtgaaaagaaggaaaagaaagCAAAAGAGAGAGCGTTTCAAGCCTTAGAGAGGAAAAGCCAGGAAGGAGATACTGAGGAAACAGACGAAgaggatggtgaagaagaagaggaggaggaagaagaagt TGATGTGACGTGGATTCAGTGTGAAGAGTGTTTGAAGTGGAGAGGAATCAGCACTCACCTATTTGCTGGAAGCGTTCCTGATCCGTTCAAATGCTGCATGCACCCAATACCAAGTTTACG GAGCTGTCTGTTACCGGAGGATACGGAGGAAAATGCTGAAGTCACAACACCCAGCTATgaaaaaacactcaaaaaaca GGAACATGCCTCCATCAAGAGAAGAGGAAGATCTCTGGAG atGAGTAAAAGCCCAGTGCGTCCTCTCTGTCGAGGACTATCTGAACCTGCATCAGATAGCAAGCAGGATGAGGTCACCGTTACCATGACGACAGATACACAGGATACAGATGAGGATGGAGTAAGCGTTGTTgtcacagaagaagaagaagaagaggcttCACCCTCCCCAAG aaaaagaaggaaagaaatatATTCAGACACTGAAAAGGGCAATAAGTCCCCAGACCATGCTGAAGCTCCAGACGTCCCATCTGAGGAAGAGACAGAAACACCAGACAAAGCTCATGAAGGATCAGAGACAAACAGCAGCACATCACCAGCGGTGGATACAGTGGCTCAGGAGGACACGATTCAGCTGGAAGCCGCTGTACTTGAGGGCCCCGTTGAGCCCCAGACTTCTCAAGGTCCGCAGATGCCCAAAGACCAGCCCAGGATCCCCCCTCACCCGCTCTCACCACACGCCTCCACAACCATGGCTCAGACAGTGGTCGTCACTCCTCTCAGCCGGCCGGGATTTCAGCCCGTGTCGCCGTTACCCGTAGACGGCTCGGACCGTGCAGCGCTTGCTCATAGACTCGCTCAGCTGGAGCGGGAAGCCAAGCGGCTGAAAAGAATCCTGGGCATCCGTGAGCCAGAGGTTGCCTTGGTGACGGAGGCGGAAGGGGGCGGGCCTTCTGATGTCACCACGGGTGATTCAGTGTTATGTGACCAAAATGCAGAAAGATTGAACCCAATGTCAAATGAGTCTAGGAGGGAGGAACTTTCTGTTTGTCAG AAACCAGAGGAACAGGCCAACAGGCTTCCATCCAGTTCGTCCCCCATCCAGCAGGAGGCCGAAACCAGTCCGAGGGATGAGCTGTACTGGAGCAAGACATTAGCCAAACTCCAGAGTGAGAACCAGAGACTGCTAACTGATCTGACCGAGCTGAGAACAGAGAGAGACCAACTGCTGAACcgagtgagacagacagagagagacaccgAGGACAGGAGAGACCAGAGCACCAACACACCCAACCACACGTACAATAG TGTGACGCTGGAGAGGTTGCGGTCTGTCCGTCAGAATGTGGTTGCATTATTATCCTCCATCCTACCAAACCTGGATATGCAGGGAATCAGCTACGACACGAATGATGTAGACAGCATCCTACAGCAGATCATACAAGCCAACAACCTGTGA
- the zgc:152774 gene encoding MORC family CW-type zinc finger protein 4 isoform X1 → MMARLSEHGIRLSSMSPSYLDSNSTSHTWPFSAVAELIDNASDPGVTAKNIWIDVVTVREQLCLSFMDNGSGMTPNKLHKMLSFGFTEKGSSKSSHQPIGVYGNGFKSGSMRLGRDALIFTKNGGCQSVGMLSQSFLQAIKAQAVIVPIAPFNQQTKALVVTEDSEASLRAILKYSLFQSVSELQEQLDSIQGKKGTKILIWNIRRNKDGKPEFDFDTDAEDIRLPEIRSEETQGKWRRDYYKHRRDSNSVPEMEFSLRAYLSILYLKPRIQIILRQKKVQTKLIAKSLSMIENDVYKPQFINERVKITFGFNLKNKEHYGIMMYHKNRLIKAHEKVGCQIKSSGQRSGVGVIGVIECNFLKPAHNKQDFEYTKEYRLTLAALGLKLNDYWREKKEKKAKERAFQALERKSQEGDTEETDEEDGEEEEEEEEEVDVTWIQCEECLKWRGISTHLFAGSVPDPFKCCMHPIPSLRSCLLPEDTEENAEVTTPSYEKTLKKQEHASIKRRGRSLEMSKSPVRPLCRGLSEPASDSKQDEVTVTMTTDTQDTDEDGVSVVVTEEEEEEASPSPRKRRKEIYSDTEKGNKSPDHAEAPDVPSEEETETPDKAHEGSETNSSTSPAVDTVAQEDTIQLEAAVLEGPVEPQTSQGPQMPKDQPRIPPHPLSPHASTTMAQTVVVTPLSRPGFQPVSPLPVDGSDRAALAHRLAQLEREAKRLKRILGIREPEVALVTEAEGGGPSDVTTGDSVLCDQNAERLNPMSNESRREELSVCQKPEEQANRLPSSSSPIQQEAETSPRDELYWSKTLAKLQSENQRLLTDLTELRTERDQLLNRVRQTERDTEDRRDQSTNTPNHTYNSSVTLERLRSVRQNVVALLSSILPNLDMQGISYDTNDVDSILQQIIQANNL, encoded by the exons ATGATGGCGAGACTGAGCGAGCACGGGATCCGGCTGAGCTCT ATGAGCCCGTCGTACCTGGACAGCAACTCCACCAGTCACACATGGCCCTTCAGTGCGGTCGCGGAACTCATCG ATAATGCATCTGACCCAGGAGTCACAGCCAAGAACATCTGGATTGATGTTGTGACGGTCAGAGAACAGCTGTGCCTCAGTTTTATGGACAACGGGAGCGGTATGACACCCAACAAACTGCACAAAATGCTCAG ctttggATTCACAGAGAAAGGCTCCAGTAAAAGCAGTCATCAGCCCATCGGCGTATACGGAAACGGTTTTAAGTCGGGTTCAATGCGTCTTGGCCGCGATGCTCTGATCTTCACAAAAAATGGCGGCTGTCAGAGCGTGGGCATGTTGTCTCAAAGCTTCTTACAGGCCATTAAAGCTCAGGCTGTGATCGTACCCATAGCCCCATTCAACCAACAGACCA AGGCGCTGGTGGTAACAGAGGATTCAGAGGCAAGTCTGAGAGCCATCCTGAAATATTCTCTCTTCCAGAGTGTCTCTGAGTTACAAGAGCAGCTAGACTCCATTCAGGGCAAAAAAGGAACCAAGATACTCATCTGGAACATCCGCAG AAATAAAGATGGAAAGCCGGAGTTTGACTTTGACACGGATGCGGAGGACATCCGTCTGCCAGAGATCCGGTCGGAGGAGACACAAGGAAAATGGAGGAGAGATTATTACAAGCACCGCAGAGACAGTAACAGCGTCCCTGAGATGGAGTTTTCTCtcaga GCGTATCTCAGTATCCTTTACCTGAAGCCCAGGATTCAGATCATTCTGAGACAGAAGAAAGTTCAGACCAAGCTGATTGCCAAGAGTCTGTCCATGATCGAGAATGATGTCTATAAACCGCAGTTCATC AATGAGAGAGTGAAGATAACTTTTGGATTCAACCTGAAAAATAAGGAGCACTATGGAATTATGATGTACCATAAAAACAGACTGATAAAGGCCCATGAGAAAGTTGGCTGCCAAATCAAG tcgtcaggtcaaaggtcaggggTCGGGGTCATCGGAGTGATCGAGTGTAACTTCCTCAAGCCTGCTCATAACAAGCAGGATTTTGAGTACACCAAAGAGTACAG ACTGACACTAGCTGCTCTTGGTCTCAAACTGAACGATTACTGGCGtgaaaagaaggaaaagaaagCAAAAGAGAGAGCGTTTCAAGCCTTAGAGAGGAAAAGCCAGGAAGGAGATACTGAGGAAACAGACGAAgaggatggtgaagaagaagaggaggaggaagaagaagt TGATGTGACGTGGATTCAGTGTGAAGAGTGTTTGAAGTGGAGAGGAATCAGCACTCACCTATTTGCTGGAAGCGTTCCTGATCCGTTCAAATGCTGCATGCACCCAATACCAAGTTTACG GAGCTGTCTGTTACCGGAGGATACGGAGGAAAATGCTGAAGTCACAACACCCAGCTATgaaaaaacactcaaaaaaca GGAACATGCCTCCATCAAGAGAAGAGGAAGATCTCTGGAG atGAGTAAAAGCCCAGTGCGTCCTCTCTGTCGAGGACTATCTGAACCTGCATCAGATAGCAAGCAGGATGAGGTCACCGTTACCATGACGACAGATACACAGGATACAGATGAGGATGGAGTAAGCGTTGTTgtcacagaagaagaagaagaagaggcttCACCCTCCCCAAG aaaaagaaggaaagaaatatATTCAGACACTGAAAAGGGCAATAAGTCCCCAGACCATGCTGAAGCTCCAGACGTCCCATCTGAGGAAGAGACAGAAACACCAGACAAAGCTCATGAAGGATCAGAGACAAACAGCAGCACATCACCAGCGGTGGATACAGTGGCTCAGGAGGACACGATTCAGCTGGAAGCCGCTGTACTTGAGGGCCCCGTTGAGCCCCAGACTTCTCAAGGTCCGCAGATGCCCAAAGACCAGCCCAGGATCCCCCCTCACCCGCTCTCACCACACGCCTCCACAACCATGGCTCAGACAGTGGTCGTCACTCCTCTCAGCCGGCCGGGATTTCAGCCCGTGTCGCCGTTACCCGTAGACGGCTCGGACCGTGCAGCGCTTGCTCATAGACTCGCTCAGCTGGAGCGGGAAGCCAAGCGGCTGAAAAGAATCCTGGGCATCCGTGAGCCAGAGGTTGCCTTGGTGACGGAGGCGGAAGGGGGCGGGCCTTCTGATGTCACCACGGGTGATTCAGTGTTATGTGACCAAAATGCAGAAAGATTGAACCCAATGTCAAATGAGTCTAGGAGGGAGGAACTTTCTGTTTGTCAG AAACCAGAGGAACAGGCCAACAGGCTTCCATCCAGTTCGTCCCCCATCCAGCAGGAGGCCGAAACCAGTCCGAGGGATGAGCTGTACTGGAGCAAGACATTAGCCAAACTCCAGAGTGAGAACCAGAGACTGCTAACTGATCTGACCGAGCTGAGAACAGAGAGAGACCAACTGCTGAACcgagtgagacagacagagagagacaccgAGGACAGGAGAGACCAGAGCACCAACACACCCAACCACACGTACAATAG CAGTGTGACGCTGGAGAGGTTGCGGTCTGTCCGTCAGAATGTGGTTGCATTATTATCCTCCATCCTACCAAACCTGGATATGCAGGGAATCAGCTACGACACGAATGATGTAGACAGCATCCTACAGCAGATCATACAAGCCAACAACCTGTGA